From one Sulfurovum sp. UBA12169 genomic stretch:
- a CDS encoding adenylosuccinate lyase, with amino-acid sequence MVERYAREEMSSKWTMQAKYQAWLDVELAVVKAWNKLGLIPDDDAQKIIANAGFSVERIDEIEAITRHDLIAFTTSVSETLGDESRWFHYGMTSSDTVDTAVALQMTSSLKLIIEDVKMMMESIKKRAYEHKMTLVVGRSHGIHGEPITFGLVLAVWYDEMARHLENLEQTMEVIRVGQISGAMGNFAHAPLELEEYACEELGLKFAPASNQVIQRDRYARLASALALLASSVEKFAVQIRHWQRTEVYECEEFFAKGQKGSSAMPHKRNPILTENITGLARIIRAYSIPAMENVALWHERDISHSSTERFWLPDAFITTDFMLHRMNNVIANLTVMPENMMKNLNLTGGLVFSQRVLLELPKAGVSREDAYRIVQRNAMKVWEEIQHGKPTTNEKGESLYLQYLLEDEELRISLSEKQIRECFNYDYYTKNVDKIFSRVFK; translated from the coding sequence ATGGTTGAACGATATGCTAGAGAAGAGATGAGTAGCAAATGGACGATGCAAGCAAAGTATCAAGCATGGCTGGATGTTGAGCTAGCAGTAGTGAAAGCATGGAACAAATTGGGACTTATTCCGGATGATGATGCACAAAAAATTATAGCCAACGCAGGATTTTCCGTAGAGCGTATTGATGAGATCGAAGCAATAACAAGACATGACCTTATTGCTTTTACTACTTCTGTATCAGAGACATTGGGTGATGAAAGCCGCTGGTTTCACTACGGAATGACAAGTTCAGACACGGTCGATACCGCAGTGGCTTTGCAAATGACATCTTCGCTCAAACTGATTATAGAAGACGTAAAGATGATGATGGAGTCTATCAAAAAAAGAGCATATGAACATAAGATGACACTAGTGGTCGGAAGAAGCCATGGTATTCATGGAGAACCCATCACATTTGGCTTGGTGCTTGCAGTATGGTATGATGAGATGGCAAGACATCTTGAAAATCTCGAGCAAACCATGGAAGTCATTCGTGTAGGGCAAATTTCTGGCGCGATGGGAAATTTTGCTCATGCTCCGCTTGAGCTTGAAGAATATGCGTGTGAAGAGTTAGGACTAAAGTTTGCACCGGCATCCAATCAAGTCATTCAGAGAGATCGGTATGCCAGACTTGCCTCGGCTTTGGCATTGCTCGCATCAAGTGTTGAAAAATTTGCCGTACAAATTAGACACTGGCAGCGCACAGAAGTGTATGAGTGTGAAGAATTTTTTGCCAAAGGCCAAAAAGGGTCATCAGCAATGCCTCACAAAAGAAATCCTATTTTAACAGAAAATATTACCGGACTTGCACGCATTATCCGAGCATACTCTATCCCTGCAATGGAAAATGTAGCACTTTGGCACGAAAGAGACATTTCTCACTCTTCAACAGAAAGATTTTGGTTGCCCGATGCTTTTATTACAACAGATTTTATGCTTCATCGCATGAATAATGTGATCGCAAATCTTACGGTAATGCCAGAAAACATGATGAAAAATCTCAATCTGACAGGAGGATTGGTTTTTTCCCAAAGAGTTCTTCTTGAGTTGCCAAAAGCAGGCGTGAGCCGAGAAGACGCCTACCGAATTGTGCAGCGCAATGCAATGAAGGTGTGGGAAGAGATACAGCATGGCAAACCAACAACCAATGAAAAGGGGGAATCGCTCTATCTTCAATATCTTTTGGAAGATGAAGAGCTAAGAATCTCGCTAAGTGAAAAGCAGATAAGAGAATGTTTTAACTATGACTATTACACAAAAAATGTAGATAAGATTTTTTCTCGCGTATTCAAATAA
- a CDS encoding ribonuclease J, translating into MDNENINNKKENQESRSQRNRRPNPHRTKNPNQNGQTERENPNRTSHPNRKPNPNKNQINPQTIQEQNINQDANTKANPGQNKRPDSSNKPGQKTHTQNIGSKNKNRKKNSTTVSEEMRASINENTRIQNARMQPWKQLDISSQGKIRFTPLGGLGEIGGNMAVLETETTAIIIDVGMSFPDETMHGVDILVPDFSYLHTIKDKIKAIVITHGHEDHIGAMPYLFKELKFPVYGTPLALAMIENKFNEHGLKADAKYFNFITKRKQYEIGDLKIEWIHMTHSIIDSCSLAIETPAGTIVHTADFKIDHTPIDGYTADLHRYAYYGAKGVLCLFSDSTNSHNPGFTKSESVVGKTFDTLFDLAAGRVIMSTFSSNMHRIYQAMTRAVATGRKICVIGRSMERNVETTRALGYIDIDDKHFIEVHEAPKYKDNEILIVTTGSQGETMAALNRMATDEHRHIKLKPSDTVIISASAIPGNEASVSKLMNLLMKAGVTVRYKEFGDIHVSGHAAQEEQKLVLRLIQPKFFLPVHGEYNHIAQHAKTAVSCGVEERNILLMSDGDQVEITPKYIKKVKTVKNGKTYIDNQNNMKIENDVVLDRQKLAEDGIINIVAQVSQENQKVVGKPIVTSHGLVADKDDKKFAKEIELLLETMLLNMKPEALKDHRNIENEIRTSVRKHVVRTKKRYPLIIPTIFII; encoded by the coding sequence ATGGACAACGAAAACATAAACAACAAAAAAGAAAATCAAGAAAGCAGATCACAACGCAACAGAAGACCTAACCCCCACCGGACAAAAAATCCCAATCAAAATGGACAGACAGAACGTGAAAACCCAAACAGAACATCACATCCAAACAGAAAACCCAATCCAAACAAAAATCAAATAAACCCGCAAACGATACAAGAACAAAACATTAATCAAGATGCCAATACCAAGGCAAACCCGGGCCAGAACAAGAGACCGGACTCAAGCAACAAACCCGGCCAAAAGACCCATACTCAAAATATCGGCAGCAAAAATAAAAATCGCAAAAAAAATTCTACGACAGTAAGCGAAGAGATGCGTGCCTCTATCAATGAAAATACACGTATTCAAAATGCAAGAATGCAACCCTGGAAGCAATTGGATATCTCAAGTCAAGGAAAAATACGCTTTACGCCGCTGGGAGGTCTTGGCGAAATAGGTGGCAATATGGCAGTACTTGAAACAGAAACAACTGCTATCATTATTGATGTAGGGATGAGTTTTCCGGATGAAACGATGCACGGCGTAGATATTTTGGTACCTGATTTCTCTTATCTTCATACGATTAAAGACAAAATCAAAGCTATTGTTATAACGCATGGACATGAAGACCATATCGGGGCAATGCCTTATCTTTTTAAAGAGTTAAAATTTCCCGTATACGGAACACCCTTGGCTCTTGCAATGATAGAAAATAAATTTAATGAACATGGTCTTAAAGCAGATGCAAAATATTTTAACTTTATTACCAAAAGAAAACAATATGAGATAGGTGACCTTAAAATAGAATGGATCCATATGACCCATTCTATCATAGATTCATGTTCTCTTGCCATCGAAACGCCTGCCGGAACCATAGTACATACTGCTGACTTCAAAATAGACCACACCCCCATCGATGGATATACTGCAGACTTGCATCGTTATGCTTATTATGGAGCAAAAGGTGTTTTATGTCTTTTCTCTGATTCCACCAATTCTCATAATCCCGGGTTTACAAAAAGTGAATCAGTGGTAGGCAAAACATTTGATACACTCTTTGATCTTGCTGCGGGAAGAGTAATCATGTCAACATTTTCTTCAAATATGCATCGCATCTACCAGGCTATGACAAGAGCGGTTGCTACGGGAAGAAAAATCTGTGTGATTGGACGCTCTATGGAAAGAAATGTCGAAACAACCAGAGCTTTAGGCTATATAGATATTGACGATAAACACTTTATTGAGGTGCATGAAGCTCCTAAATACAAAGACAATGAAATACTTATTGTTACTACCGGCTCCCAGGGAGAAACAATGGCTGCACTTAACCGAATGGCGACTGATGAACATCGCCATATCAAACTTAAGCCTTCCGATACAGTTATTATTTCTGCAAGCGCTATCCCGGGAAATGAAGCCTCTGTTTCCAAGCTCATGAATCTCCTTATGAAAGCAGGAGTGACTGTACGCTATAAAGAGTTTGGAGATATTCACGTTTCAGGACATGCGGCACAAGAAGAACAAAAACTCGTACTTAGGCTTATACAGCCAAAATTCTTTTTGCCTGTACACGGCGAGTACAATCACATTGCCCAGCACGCAAAAACAGCTGTCAGTTGCGGGGTAGAGGAGAGAAATATTCTCTTAATGAGTGACGGGGATCAAGTTGAAATCACACCAAAATATATCAAAAAAGTAAAAACCGTCAAAAACGGAAAAACATATATTGACAACCAAAACAATATGAAGATTGAGAATGATGTGGTCCTAGACAGACAGAAACTGGCCGAAGACGGTATTATCAATATCGTTGCGCAGGTCTCTCAGGAAAATCAAAAAGTAGTGGGAAAACCGATTGTTACTTCCCATGGACTTGTGGCTGACAAAGATGACAAAAAATTTGCTAAAGAGATTGAACTGCTTCTTGAAACCATGCTGCTCAATATGAAGCCTGAAGCGCTAAAAGATCACAGAAATATTGAAAATGAAATTAGAACCAGTGTCAGAAAACATGTAGTGCGTACCAAAAAAAGATATCCTCTTATTATTCCAACAATTTTTATCATCTAG
- a CDS encoding RNA pseudouridine synthase, which translates to MPFVKEKFIVAKEMPAFLYIMRTFDATQGEAQRLITKGRLLIHGESMYKPGEKIMGEIEIVYFKPRSQNHLPLFQNQDFMILEKPSGILVHPNTMSTPYSMLDEIRHLAGNDANATHRIDMETSGLLLASKHKKAETYLKNAFEAKTIQKSYLAWVDGKITEPFSVTKSIKVNDNYSATKHKVLIDDSGRSAHTDFKPLYYDEKLDATLLACYPLTGRTHQIRIHLFHVKHPILGDPIYGPTFHASNAYLDEVLEDEERMIQMGAGRLLLHAQSLRFQYNSKFYIESRTDFIKMKKLIYEKEKRKFNR; encoded by the coding sequence ATGCCATTTGTCAAAGAAAAATTTATTGTCGCTAAGGAGATGCCTGCTTTCCTTTATATCATGCGTACGTTTGATGCAACCCAAGGCGAAGCCCAAAGGCTCATCACAAAAGGTAGGCTGCTTATACATGGTGAGTCTATGTATAAGCCTGGAGAAAAAATAATGGGAGAGATAGAAATAGTTTATTTTAAACCGCGCTCTCAAAATCATCTTCCTCTTTTTCAAAATCAAGATTTTATGATTCTCGAGAAGCCTTCTGGTATTTTAGTTCATCCCAACACCATGTCAACACCCTATTCGATGCTTGATGAAATACGTCATTTAGCCGGAAATGATGCCAATGCTACGCACCGTATCGATATGGAAACATCAGGATTACTGCTTGCAAGTAAACACAAAAAAGCCGAAACCTATCTTAAAAATGCATTTGAGGCCAAAACCATACAAAAGAGTTATTTGGCCTGGGTGGATGGTAAAATTACAGAGCCGTTTTCTGTTACCAAATCCATCAAGGTTAACGACAACTACAGTGCAACAAAACATAAAGTACTAATTGATGATTCCGGAAGATCTGCGCACACAGATTTCAAGCCGCTTTACTATGATGAAAAACTAGATGCTACATTGCTCGCATGCTATCCTTTAACCGGCAGAACACATCAAATCAGGATACATTTGTTTCACGTGAAACATCCGATCCTGGGTGATCCCATCTATGGCCCGACTTTTCATGCCAGCAATGCCTATCTAGATGAAGTTCTTGAAGATGAGGAACGCATGATTCAGATGGGAGCCGGCAGACTATTGCTTCATGCACAAAGTTTACGTTTTCAGTATAATTCAAAATTTTATATCGAGAGCAGAACCGATTTTATTAAGATGAAAAAATTGATTTACGAAAAAGAAAAAAGAAAATTTAATCGATAA
- a CDS encoding purine-nucleoside phosphorylase, with amino-acid sequence MIICAGDSENFDFATPVGIGMTNVAINLTRLCLLNPPEFILFVGTAGSYGEKKIFDIIESKTATNIENSFFTGTSYTPIDNVVSSAEDVSRETFVNSSNYITTDDKLAKHYIGHHIHLENMEFYAVLKVAKEFRISAGGIFVVTNYCDTNAHKDFLKNQKKAMMKLTAYMKNRLK; translated from the coding sequence ATGATTATCTGTGCCGGAGACAGTGAAAATTTTGATTTTGCTACGCCTGTAGGAATAGGAATGACAAATGTTGCGATCAATCTTACGAGACTATGTCTATTAAATCCTCCGGAGTTTATACTTTTTGTGGGAACAGCAGGAAGTTATGGCGAAAAAAAAATATTTGATATCATCGAATCAAAAACAGCGACCAATATTGAAAACAGTTTTTTTACCGGAACTTCTTATACTCCTATAGACAATGTAGTCTCAAGCGCAGAAGATGTTTCACGTGAAACCTTTGTGAACTCTTCAAACTATATTACTACTGATGACAAATTGGCAAAGCATTATATTGGCCACCATATTCATCTTGAGAATATGGAATTTTATGCTGTACTGAAAGTAGCTAAGGAGTTTCGGATCTCTGCAGGGGGAATATTTGTCGTAACAAACTATTGCGATACAAATGCACATAAAGATTTTTTAAAAAACCAAAAAAAGGCCATGATGAAACTTACCGCCTACATGAAAAATAGACTCAAATAA
- a CDS encoding KpsF/GutQ family sugar-phosphate isomerase: MDLIKTAKETFYTEAQALERAAARLDKNFLDAIDLIMHTKGKLIITGVGKSGLVGAKMAATFASTGTSSFFLHPTEALHGDLGMISKGDTLLAISSSGESEELTKILPHIKRFEIPLIGLTGNPKSSLAYYSDVFLDISVEKEACPLNVAPTSSTTLTMAIGDALAVALMEKRGFRHEDFASFHPGGTLGKKLFIKIKDLMRTEALPIIRDDTKLKEAIVTMSEGKLGTVLIVDKEGKFCALLSDGDLRRALMKESFSLEHLAIDYATRNPKSYHDTQLLASQALEIIENERIQLLPITNKSGKIIGVLHIHDLINAGIKSK; encoded by the coding sequence ATGGACCTCATAAAAACCGCAAAAGAAACATTCTACACTGAAGCGCAAGCACTTGAGCGGGCTGCAGCTCGGCTTGACAAAAATTTTTTAGACGCTATTGATCTCATCATGCATACAAAAGGAAAACTTATTATTACCGGTGTAGGAAAATCTGGTTTAGTGGGCGCAAAAATGGCTGCGACTTTTGCAAGCACAGGTACATCTAGCTTTTTTTTACACCCCACTGAAGCACTGCACGGTGACCTAGGAATGATAAGCAAAGGAGATACCCTGCTCGCCATCAGCAGTAGCGGAGAGAGCGAAGAGCTTACCAAAATTCTTCCACACATCAAACGTTTTGAAATTCCGCTGATAGGCCTAACCGGTAATCCAAAATCTTCACTTGCATACTATTCGGATGTATTTTTAGATATCTCTGTAGAAAAAGAGGCCTGCCCTCTCAATGTTGCACCTACCTCCTCCACTACACTTACCATGGCCATAGGAGATGCTCTTGCTGTGGCGCTGATGGAAAAAAGAGGCTTTAGGCACGAAGATTTTGCTTCTTTTCATCCCGGCGGCACATTGGGCAAAAAACTCTTTATCAAAATTAAAGATCTCATGCGTACAGAAGCGCTGCCCATTATCCGCGATGACACAAAACTTAAAGAAGCTATCGTTACCATGAGCGAAGGGAAACTTGGCACCGTACTTATCGTCGATAAAGAAGGAAAATTCTGCGCGCTGCTTAGTGACGGAGATTTGCGAAGGGCATTAATGAAAGAATCTTTCAGCTTAGAACATCTTGCCATAGACTATGCTACACGAAACCCAAAAAGTTATCATGATACCCAACTGCTTGCAAGTCAAGCGCTTGAAATCATAGAAAATGAACGTATACAACTGTTACCCATCACGAACAAATCAGGAAAAATCATCGGCGTATTGCACATCCATGATCTAATCAATGCCGGCATTAAAAGCAAATAG
- a CDS encoding 16S rRNA (adenine(1518)-N(6)/adenine(1519)-N(6))-dimethyltransferase, whose amino-acid sequence MIQKDLANFADKRFGQNFLKNDIYIQKIIQSMPKDSLRVAEIGPGLGDLTKELIKAKNVTAFEVDKRLCEHLSVLFETPIHQGNFKLECGDVLERWESGSLLDEPYHLVANLPYYIATNIILKALKDTHCQSILVMVQKEVADKFAARVKQKAFSALSVIAGSTGKAKVCFEVEPEAFVPPPKVTSAVLLIEKEMTRDDEKFEAFLKIAFGQPRKKLMRNLMSAFPQEMIEQTFSKLGLDALLRPHEAETSIYHHLYNELKDYLDGQRKHKQQKRKSRKQITTQQKT is encoded by the coding sequence ATGATTCAGAAGGATTTGGCTAATTTTGCGGATAAAAGATTTGGTCAAAATTTTCTTAAAAATGATATCTATATACAAAAAATCATCCAATCGATGCCCAAAGACAGCCTCAGGGTTGCAGAAATTGGGCCTGGATTAGGTGATTTAACCAAAGAGCTTATAAAAGCTAAAAATGTCACAGCATTTGAGGTTGACAAAAGATTATGTGAGCATCTGAGCGTGCTATTTGAAACACCCATTCATCAAGGGAACTTCAAATTGGAATGCGGGGATGTGCTTGAGCGTTGGGAGTCAGGGAGCTTGCTGGATGAACCTTATCATCTGGTGGCCAACCTGCCCTATTATATTGCTACCAATATCATCCTAAAGGCATTAAAAGATACCCATTGTCAGTCAATACTGGTGATGGTACAAAAGGAAGTGGCGGATAAATTTGCTGCCAGAGTGAAACAGAAGGCTTTTTCTGCCCTCTCTGTTATTGCAGGCAGTACCGGCAAAGCAAAAGTATGTTTCGAGGTTGAACCTGAAGCATTTGTGCCGCCGCCAAAAGTAACTTCCGCGGTACTTTTAATCGAAAAAGAGATGACAAGGGATGACGAAAAGTTTGAAGCGTTTCTCAAAATTGCTTTTGGGCAACCGCGCAAAAAACTTATGAGAAATCTCATGTCTGCTTTTCCTCAAGAGATGATAGAGCAAACTTTTAGCAAATTGGGCTTAGACGCCCTCTTGCGACCCCATGAGGCTGAGACATCTATATATCATCACTTATATAATGAATTAAAGGATTATTTAGATGGACAACGAAAACATAAACAACAAAAAAGAAAATCAAGAAAGCAGATCACAACGCAACAGAAGACCTAA
- a CDS encoding imidazole glycerol phosphate synthase subunit HisF translates to MDYFAKRIIPCLDVNDGRVVKGVNFIGLRDAGDPIEVARRYNDEGADEITFLDIGASHEGRDTIVDVVKRVAQEVFIPLTVGGGIRQLQDIYNLLDVGCDKVSINSAAIKRPMFIEEGAKRFGSQCIVVAIDAKRVSESKWHVFTHGGRNDTGIDAFAWAKEACERGAGELLVTSMDADGTKAGFDNELNRKISDHVNIPVIASGGAGTMQHIEEAFTLGHADAALAASVFHFKEIDIMELKHYLRAKQIPVRI, encoded by the coding sequence ATGGATTATTTTGCAAAACGTATCATCCCCTGCTTAGATGTGAATGATGGAAGAGTAGTTAAAGGGGTGAATTTTATTGGATTGCGTGATGCGGGCGATCCGATAGAAGTTGCAAGGCGCTATAATGACGAAGGTGCGGATGAAATTACTTTTTTGGATATTGGAGCAAGCCATGAGGGTCGAGATACTATAGTGGACGTAGTAAAAAGAGTAGCACAAGAAGTATTTATTCCATTGACTGTAGGCGGCGGAATACGTCAATTGCAAGATATTTATAATCTTCTTGATGTCGGTTGCGATAAGGTTAGTATAAACTCTGCCGCGATTAAAAGGCCAATGTTTATAGAAGAGGGCGCCAAGCGTTTCGGATCCCAATGTATTGTGGTTGCTATTGATGCCAAAAGGGTGAGTGAAAGTAAGTGGCATGTCTTTACGCATGGCGGCCGGAACGATACGGGAATAGACGCATTTGCATGGGCCAAAGAAGCTTGTGAAAGAGGAGCCGGAGAGTTATTGGTGACCTCTATGGATGCAGACGGAACCAAGGCCGGGTTCGATAATGAACTTAACCGTAAAATTAGCGATCACGTTAATATCCCTGTCATTGCCAGCGGGGGTGCGGGCACAATGCAGCATATAGAGGAAGCATTCACTTTGGGGCATGCAGATGCAGCTTTGGCTGCATCTGTGTTTCACTTTAAAGAGATAGATATTATGGAATTAAAACACTATCTGCGGGCAAAACAAATTCCTGTAAGGATATAA
- a CDS encoding 23S rRNA (adenine(2503)-C(2))-methyltransferase RlmN has product MNKKIIQDFTKEELSEIIKPSFRAKQICHWIYHKYASCFEEMKNIPKEMREKLEKEYTLTPLKTIMVQNSKDGSRKYLFELHDGHTIEAVLLLMREKEYHEDGSIKHQERYTVCISSQVGCKVGCAFCLTAKGGFVRNLTPGEIVSQLLMIKKDNDIDANRRVNIVYMGMGEPLDNLENVAKAVKIFADPEGMAIAPHRQTISTSGLSTKIEKLGKMELGINLAISLHAVDDDLRQKLMPINKAYNIKSIITAVRNFPVNDRKRVMFEYLVIKDVNDDISAAKKLLSLLDGIKAKVNLIYFNPYGGTEFKRPEYADMLKFQEYLTQRGLLCTIRESKGLDISAACGQLREQELNKKEI; this is encoded by the coding sequence ATGAATAAAAAAATAATACAAGACTTTACCAAAGAAGAACTGAGTGAAATAATCAAGCCTTCTTTTAGGGCGAAACAGATATGCCATTGGATTTATCATAAATATGCAAGCTGTTTTGAAGAGATGAAAAATATCCCCAAAGAGATGCGAGAAAAACTCGAAAAAGAATATACACTGACTCCATTAAAAACTATTATGGTTCAAAACAGTAAAGATGGCAGCCGTAAATATCTATTTGAGTTACATGACGGACATACAATAGAAGCAGTACTTCTTTTGATGAGGGAAAAAGAGTATCATGAGGACGGCTCTATAAAGCATCAGGAACGGTATACTGTTTGCATCTCTTCTCAGGTGGGGTGCAAGGTTGGATGCGCATTTTGTTTGACAGCAAAGGGCGGTTTTGTTCGAAATTTAACCCCAGGAGAAATTGTATCCCAGTTGCTTATGATTAAAAAAGATAATGACATTGATGCCAATCGCCGTGTCAACATTGTTTATATGGGCATGGGGGAACCTCTTGATAACCTGGAAAATGTGGCTAAGGCGGTGAAAATCTTTGCGGATCCAGAGGGCATGGCCATTGCGCCTCATCGCCAAACAATCTCGACCTCAGGACTGAGCACAAAGATAGAAAAACTTGGAAAAATGGAATTGGGAATCAACCTTGCCATATCGCTGCACGCGGTAGATGATGACCTTAGACAAAAACTTATGCCGATCAATAAAGCATACAATATCAAATCTATTATTACGGCAGTTAGAAATTTTCCTGTCAACGACAGAAAAAGAGTTATGTTCGAATACCTTGTTATTAAAGATGTCAACGATGATATTTCAGCAGCCAAGAAGCTTTTAAGTTTGCTTGACGGCATTAAAGCAAAAGTCAATTTAATCTATTTCAATCCTTATGGAGGAACAGAATTCAAAAGACCGGAATATGCCGATATGCTGAAATTTCAAGAGTATTTAACGCAAAGAGGACTATTGTGCACCATTCGGGAATCTAAAGGTCTTGATATCTCTGCGGCTTGCGGACAACTTAGAGAGCAAGAACTCAATAAAAAAGAGATATGA
- a CDS encoding pseudouridine synthase, with amino-acid sequence MRLNKYISHHTKYSRRDADKLIEAGEVTLGKVVLKSFSYEVKEGDHIYIKGKPIKVRTELTIIVYNKPKGVLVTKKDDRGRTTIYHKLSGKFRHFIPVGRLDYASEGLLLLTDTPEVAQALMESNLDRTYNIKIDKPITSEMMEAMEKGLILDDARAGAHSKSTITSMEFAPFAHYEIRHAGQNFTKLRVTISEGKNRELRRFFAHFDAAVLDLKRVAFGGIELNNLPTNKTRFFTRKEYDDVHKFMKRIKQNQAKDKDKNKDKDQRKKKG; translated from the coding sequence ATGAGACTCAACAAATACATTTCACATCATACCAAATATTCACGTCGTGATGCAGACAAACTCATAGAGGCAGGCGAAGTTACGCTTGGCAAAGTGGTTCTTAAAAGTTTTAGCTATGAAGTGAAAGAAGGGGATCACATTTATATTAAGGGAAAACCTATCAAGGTGCGTACCGAACTTACGATCATTGTGTACAACAAACCAAAAGGAGTACTGGTCACCAAAAAAGATGACAGAGGACGAACAACCATCTATCACAAGCTTTCTGGGAAATTTAGACACTTTATCCCGGTGGGAAGACTTGATTACGCCTCAGAAGGACTTTTGCTTTTAACAGACACTCCAGAGGTGGCGCAAGCACTCATGGAGAGTAATCTGGACAGAACCTATAACATCAAAATAGATAAGCCCATCACCAGCGAAATGATGGAAGCGATGGAAAAAGGACTTATTTTAGATGATGCGAGAGCCGGAGCCCACAGCAAAAGCACTATTACCAGTATGGAATTTGCCCCTTTTGCGCACTATGAAATTCGTCATGCCGGACAAAACTTCACCAAACTTAGGGTAACCATCTCAGAGGGCAAAAATCGTGAACTTAGACGTTTTTTTGCTCATTTTGATGCCGCAGTACTCGATCTTAAGCGTGTTGCTTTTGGAGGAATAGAGCTAAATAATCTTCCCACAAATAAAACACGTTTTTTTACACGAAAAGAGTATGATGATGTGCATAAATTTATGAAGAGAATCAAACAAAATCAAGCCAAAGATAAAGATAAAAACAAAGATAAAGATCAACGCAAAAAAAAAGGATAG